The Chitinophagales bacterium genome has a segment encoding these proteins:
- a CDS encoding UDP-2,3-diacylglucosamine diphosphatase produces the protein MNIVPLNINVNNGKQIYFLSDLHLGAQSYNESFVREQYIIEFFQQIKNNTQALFLVGDVFDFWFEYNHVVPKYFVRFLACLSEFTQQQIPVYIIKGNHDLWYKDYLPKEIGVTIIDDSVELTSNNKKIFITHGDGKGKGDFKYRFLKKIFTNPICKWLFKWLHPDIGMKLALLWSRSSFDHPKEEKFNGEAKERLIQFAKEMENNNHYDYIICGHRHLPMEIAINNNNKYINLGDLIFHNSYASFDGNNLSLHYLNQND, from the coding sequence GTGAATATTGTACCACTCAACATTAATGTAAACAACGGAAAGCAAATCTATTTTTTGTCAGATTTACATCTTGGAGCACAGTCGTACAACGAAAGTTTTGTTAGAGAACAATACATTATTGAGTTCTTTCAACAAATAAAAAACAATACACAAGCACTTTTTTTAGTTGGCGATGTCTTCGATTTTTGGTTCGAGTATAACCATGTTGTACCAAAATATTTTGTTCGATTCTTAGCTTGTCTGTCTGAGTTCACACAGCAGCAAATTCCAGTGTATATTATTAAAGGCAATCACGATTTATGGTATAAAGATTATCTACCAAAAGAAATTGGTGTTACTATCATTGATGATAGTGTTGAACTCACTTCTAACAACAAAAAAATATTTATTACACATGGCGATGGAAAAGGAAAAGGTGATTTCAAATATCGCTTTTTGAAAAAAATATTTACCAATCCAATTTGTAAATGGTTGTTTAAATGGTTGCATCCAGATATTGGCATGAAATTAGCACTACTTTGGAGTAGAAGCAGTTTTGATCATCCAAAAGAGGAAAAATTTAATGGCGAAGCAAAAGAAAGATTAATACAATTTGCAAAGGAAATGGAAAACAACAATCACTACGATTATATTATTTGTGGACACAGACATCTACCTATGGAAATTGCTATCAATAATAATAATAAATATATTAATTTAGGAGATTTAATATTTCACAATTCCTATGCATCGTTTGATGGAAATAATTTGTCTTTACACTATCTCAATCAAAATGACTAA